The Vicinamibacteria bacterium DNA segment GAGCCTCAAAGTGAGGTACACGCGGACGAAGCGACGAGCTGTTGGGCGATGTCGCCAGAGAGCACCTCACGGCTTTTGACCTGGTGAGGGGGTAGCGGGTAAGTTGTCGCCGATCTCGAACCCAGGGAGCAACCCATGACTCACGCGTTTCACGCTCTGACACTCGTTCTCGTTCTCTCGAGCCTTCCCTTCGCGGCCGCGCAGCCGCCTCCCGACGCGGCACAGCAGGTGGATGCGATATTCGAGCCCTGGAGCTCGTTGAAAACTCCGGGATGCGCGGTGGGGGTGGCGCAGAAAGGCCTCACCGTGTTGTCGCGCGCCTATGGGATGGCGGATCTCGAGCACGATATTCCCAACGCGCACGACACGATCTTCGAGGGCGGATCGGTCTCGAAACAGTTCACTGCGGCCGCCGTCATCCTGCTCGCCCTCGACGGCAAGCTTTCTCTCGACGATGACGTCAGGAAATACGTTCCCGAGGTTCCCGACTACGGCGATACCATAACCCTCCGGCACATGATGAACCACACGAGCGGCCTCAGGGATTGGGGGTCGGTGGCCGGGATTTCCGGCTGGGGCCGGCAAGAACGCACTCATACACACGCGCACGTTATCGACATCGTGAGCCGTCAGAGCGCGCTCAACTTCGAGCCGGGCCACGAGTACTCCTACTGCAATACCGGGTTCAATCTGCTCGCGATCATCGTGAGCCGGGTCAGCGGAATGTCCTTTGCCGAGTTCTCGAAGAAACGCCTCTTCGAGCCTCTCGGGATGGCCCATACGCAGTGGCGCGACGACTACACGCGGATCGTCAAGAATCGGAGTACGGCTTACTCGGTAGAGGACGGGGATGTCACCATCATGCGCCCCATCGAGAACGTCCATGGAAACGGCGGCATTCTGACGACAGTCGGCGACCTGCTCCTCTGGAACCAGGCGCTGAGCGACGGACGGCTCGGGGGCGCCGACTTCACCCGGATGATGCTCGAGCGAGGGCGTTTGAACGATGGTCGGCAAATCTCCTACGCCTCGGGACTCGTGGTCTCGAGCTTCGCCGGCGTGCCTTCGATCACCCATACCGGCTCGACATCCGGTTATCGCGCGTTTCTCGGACGCTATCCGGAGCAGGAGCTCTCGGTCGCAATGCTCTGCAATGCCTCGAACGTCCCGACGAGTGAAACCGGCGAGGCGATAGCCCGAGTCTACCTGGGTGATGAGGCGAAACCTCCCGTCGCGCCTCGGGAGCATCCGGTCACGGCCGAGGCCTTGTCGCGCGTCACGGGGCTCTATCGGAACACTTCGACGGGCGTTCCGCTGCACGTTGCTCTCGAGAACGGTTCCCTGCAGCTCGACGGCTGGATCCAACTCGTTCCCGTCGCCGACAGCGAGTTTCAATCGAGCACGGGAAGCCGTCGCGTCACGGTGGAGCAGAACGCGAGCGGCGAACGCCTCAGCATCCGGATGGTCT contains these protein-coding regions:
- a CDS encoding serine hydrolase domain-containing protein, translated to MTHAFHALTLVLVLSSLPFAAAQPPPDAAQQVDAIFEPWSSLKTPGCAVGVAQKGLTVLSRAYGMADLEHDIPNAHDTIFEGGSVSKQFTAAAVILLALDGKLSLDDDVRKYVPEVPDYGDTITLRHMMNHTSGLRDWGSVAGISGWGRQERTHTHAHVIDIVSRQSALNFEPGHEYSYCNTGFNLLAIIVSRVSGMSFAEFSKKRLFEPLGMAHTQWRDDYTRIVKNRSTAYSVEDGDVTIMRPIENVHGNGGILTTVGDLLLWNQALSDGRLGGADFTRMMLERGRLNDGRQISYASGLVVSSFAGVPSITHTGSTSGYRAFLGRYPEQELSVAMLCNASNVPTSETGEAIARVYLGDEAKPPVAPREHPVTAEALSRVTGLYRNTSTGVPLHVALENGSLQLDGWIQLVPVADSEFQSSTGSRRVTVEQNASGERLSIRMVSGDGDVDRFEPVEPFSPDAAQRSAYEGEYTSYDAETNFVISVVDGELTLHRRPGWKVVLQPEYEDAFDAPGLGFIRFHRDANRVVDLSLRLPRVYDMRFQRTAEKAHSSTH